Proteins encoded within one genomic window of Bradyrhizobium sp. CB1717:
- a CDS encoding ACT domain-containing protein — protein MTGECDLDALLRNMKPEILDGIFVFCALAPGTSIPATINPILTFHEREGTTLVMLHEEAERAGLRYAFPSRLISLTVHSALDAVGFLAAITARLAEAGISVNAVSAFHHDHLFVPVDRADEAMAVLQEMSGARHS, from the coding sequence GTGACAGGCGAATGCGATCTCGACGCGCTGCTGCGTAACATGAAGCCGGAGATCCTGGACGGCATCTTCGTGTTTTGCGCGCTTGCGCCGGGAACGAGCATTCCAGCCACCATCAACCCGATCCTGACGTTCCACGAACGCGAAGGAACGACGCTGGTGATGCTGCACGAAGAGGCCGAACGTGCCGGACTGCGCTACGCATTCCCCTCGCGCCTGATCAGCTTGACGGTCCACTCCGCGCTCGATGCGGTGGGCTTTCTGGCGGCGATCACGGCGCGCCTCGCCGAAGCCGGCATCAGCGTGAACGCCGTGTCGGCCTTTCACCACGACCATCTTTTTGTGCCGGTCGACCGGGCCGATGAAGCGATGGCTGTTCTGCAGGAGATGTCCGGCGCGAGGCACTCGTAG